A single genomic interval of Adhaeribacter pallidiroseus harbors:
- a CDS encoding YceI family protein — protein sequence MKKFFLSAAVVASLLVANTSSAQTLASATKIKKVATAATAYKVETSQSNLEWNGKKVTGEHTGNIAISKGDILVNGNKIVGGNVLIDMNSITNKDLTDDSYKQKLLGHLKSDDFFSAEKHPTGTFKITSLSPIKGAQAGAANYTVKGDLTLKGITKPISFPATVSVKDGVASANGTATLDRTQWDIKYNSKSFFPNIADKAIYDDFTVKFNLVAKQ from the coding sequence ATGAAAAAGTTTTTTTTATCGGCTGCCGTTGTAGCCAGCTTATTAGTGGCTAATACCAGCTCTGCACAAACATTGGCATCGGCCACTAAAATTAAAAAAGTAGCCACCGCGGCTACGGCCTATAAAGTAGAAACGTCGCAAAGTAACCTGGAGTGGAACGGTAAAAAAGTTACCGGCGAACATACCGGCAACATTGCGATCTCGAAAGGTGATATTTTAGTAAACGGAAATAAAATTGTGGGTGGTAATGTATTAATTGATATGAACTCGATCACCAACAAAGACCTTACCGACGATAGCTACAAGCAAAAATTACTGGGTCACTTAAAATCCGACGATTTCTTCTCGGCGGAAAAACACCCGACCGGTACTTTTAAAATTACGAGCCTAAGCCCGATTAAAGGTGCCCAAGCCGGTGCTGCTAATTACACCGTAAAAGGCGATTTAACTTTAAAAGGCATTACCAAACCTATTTCTTTCCCGGCTACGGTTAGCGTAAAAGACGGCGTAGCTTCGGCTAATGGTACCGCCACTTTAGATCGTACGCAGTGGGATATTAAATACAATTCCAAAAGCTTTTTCCCGAATATTGCCGACAAAGCGATTTACGACGACTTTACCGTTAAATTTAATTTAGTAGCCAAGCAGTAA
- a CDS encoding MarR family winged helix-turn-helix transcriptional regulator, with protein MKIEEEIKQRTFKDVYHKVYINLIFTSGWLQEQQAVIFKKYGLTLPQFNILRILRGQHPKPATVNLLIERMLDKTSNASRIVDKLEAKELVTRHQCPKDRRTVDILITDKGLALLQQIDEAEGTQIKGLQNISALEAEELSRLLDKMRE; from the coding sequence ATGAAAATAGAGGAAGAAATTAAACAACGAACATTTAAAGATGTGTACCATAAAGTATACATCAACCTGATATTTACTTCGGGGTGGTTGCAGGAACAACAAGCGGTTATTTTTAAAAAATATGGCCTTACCTTACCTCAGTTTAATATTTTACGCATCTTACGGGGGCAGCATCCTAAACCCGCTACGGTAAATTTACTCATTGAGCGCATGCTCGATAAAACGTCGAACGCCTCGCGCATTGTTGATAAGTTAGAAGCGAAAGAGTTAGTAACCCGGCACCAATGCCCCAAGGACCGCCGCACGGTAGATATTTTAATTACCGACAAAGGATTGGCCTTGCTCCAGCAGATTGACGAGGCCGAAGGCACCCAGATTAAGGGCTTACAAAATATAAGCGCTTTGGAGGCAGAAGAACTTAGCCGCTTACTCGATAAAATGCGGGAATAA
- a CDS encoding low temperature requirement protein A, whose protein sequence is MDDAPKTGSTQNEDRHATWLELFYDLIFVIAISQLTTFFSKDLTLVSLWQFVLLFFPIWWAWTGHTMYANRFEIEDSGHRVLTLTQVLGSLFIAVFIQEALLEESYLFACAYLFIRLILLVMYLRIYFKHTDSRGIIVHFIVGFSIGAAIWLVSIFTPRPIRFYLWGLSWLIEVITPWTNHKRLKVVPIHSTHLPERFGLFVIIVLGESILRITKAVSNLELWQFFSGANAICSFILIVLIWWIYFDYIEEYVTGKITGTGLVYTYLHFFIYLGIVITGVGLEYSILSHISTLANVANFLIIIGIALFILPLGIIQGVSLKQVPTRRFIMSSVVLIIAMVIIYILEYNLKTFYFLPVLTLVVLAYMLYQRREYARISEAPPV, encoded by the coding sequence ATGGATGATGCTCCCAAAACCGGTTCTACCCAAAACGAGGACCGCCACGCTACCTGGTTAGAACTTTTTTACGATTTAATATTTGTAATTGCCATTTCGCAACTTACTACGTTTTTTTCCAAAGACTTAACTTTGGTAAGTTTATGGCAGTTTGTGTTGCTGTTTTTTCCAATTTGGTGGGCCTGGACTGGTCACACGATGTACGCCAACCGCTTCGAAATAGAGGACTCAGGTCACCGGGTGCTTACTTTAACGCAAGTGTTAGGCTCGCTTTTTATAGCTGTTTTTATTCAGGAAGCATTGCTCGAAGAATCTTATTTATTTGCCTGCGCTTACCTGTTTATTCGGCTGATACTATTGGTAATGTACCTTCGCATTTACTTTAAACATACTGATTCCCGCGGCATTATTGTGCACTTTATTGTTGGGTTTTCCATAGGAGCAGCTATCTGGCTTGTTTCTATTTTTACTCCTCGCCCTATCCGTTTTTATCTCTGGGGACTGAGCTGGCTCATAGAGGTAATCACTCCCTGGACAAACCATAAAAGATTAAAAGTTGTGCCTATTCATAGCACGCATTTACCGGAACGTTTTGGCTTATTCGTGATTATCGTGCTGGGCGAGAGTATTCTCCGGATAACGAAAGCGGTATCTAACCTGGAACTATGGCAGTTTTTTAGTGGGGCCAACGCTATTTGCAGCTTTATCCTAATTGTGCTCATCTGGTGGATTTACTTTGATTACATTGAGGAGTATGTAACCGGTAAAATAACCGGCACGGGTTTAGTCTATACGTACCTGCACTTTTTTATTTATTTAGGGATTGTTATTACAGGCGTAGGTTTAGAATATAGCATTTTAAGTCATATTAGTACGTTGGCCAACGTCGCGAATTTTTTAATAATTATTGGCATTGCACTTTTTATTTTACCGCTTGGCATTATTCAGGGAGTTAGCTTAAAACAAGTACCTACCCGCCGGTTTATCATGAGCAGTGTAGTTCTAATAATCGCGATGGTTATTATTTATATTCTAGAATATAATTTAAAAACCTTTTACTTTCTGCCGGTTTTAACGCTGGTAGTTCTGGCCTATATGCTTTACCAGCGGCGCGAGTATGCCCGAATTTCTGAGGCACCACCCGTTTAA
- a CDS encoding dipeptide epimerase produces MLSWHLESRELHLRYTWKIARNASDSKINLFVRVSEELLWGMGEAAPNIRYQETPEVLQKQFQDLLRQGLTHVQSLAELQDFLKFYPVANSLRFAVESAYVHLLCAQQNISVSQFLGIRFTARVPTIFTLPIMAPTLITNFIRENNLNRFQTLKVKVNQTDALALVQATAAVSTRPLIIDGNEAWNNPEEVLVFLHQLKGLPVVFIEQPLPAYKTDEYRYLKKHSPYPVFADESVTDQPDFSMLRDQFHGVNMKLMKAGGYLNGLRILQETQAQGLLPMIGCMVETSLGIWSAMQLCAGIRYADLDGFLILKEEPMGLVREQDGDLIASDYFMVKHL; encoded by the coding sequence ATGCTCAGCTGGCACCTCGAATCCAGAGAACTGCATTTACGCTACACTTGGAAAATTGCGCGGAATGCGTCGGATAGTAAAATAAATTTGTTTGTACGCGTGTCGGAGGAACTGCTTTGGGGGATGGGCGAAGCGGCGCCCAACATTCGTTACCAAGAAACCCCGGAGGTGTTGCAAAAACAATTTCAGGATTTACTCCGCCAGGGTTTAACCCACGTGCAGTCTTTGGCGGAATTACAGGATTTTTTAAAATTTTACCCAGTGGCTAATTCGCTGCGGTTTGCGGTAGAGTCGGCGTACGTGCATTTGCTTTGTGCGCAGCAAAATATATCGGTTAGTCAATTTCTGGGGATAAGGTTTACAGCACGGGTGCCTACTATTTTTACTTTGCCTATTATGGCACCCACGTTAATTACGAACTTTATCCGGGAAAATAACTTAAATCGGTTTCAAACTTTAAAAGTAAAAGTAAATCAAACCGATGCTTTGGCTCTGGTGCAGGCTACCGCGGCGGTTAGCACTCGGCCGTTAATAATTGATGGCAACGAAGCTTGGAACAATCCGGAGGAAGTGCTGGTGTTTCTGCACCAATTAAAAGGTTTGCCGGTAGTTTTTATAGAACAACCTTTACCCGCCTATAAAACCGACGAATACCGGTATCTAAAAAAACACAGCCCTTATCCCGTATTTGCCGATGAATCCGTAACCGATCAACCTGACTTTTCAATGCTCCGCGACCAGTTTCACGGTGTAAACATGAAATTAATGAAAGCCGGAGGTTACTTAAACGGGTTACGCATTTTGCAAGAAACCCAAGCACAAGGACTGTTGCCCATGATTGGCTGTATGGTAGAAACTTCGCTGGGTATTTGGTCGGCCATGCAGTTATGCGCCGGAATCCGGTACGCCGATTTAGACGGATTTCTGATTTTAAAAGAAGAGCCGATGGGTTTAGTCAGAGAACAAGATGGTGATCTAATTGCTTCCGATTATTTTATGGTTAAGCATCTTTAA
- a CDS encoding dicarboxylate/amino acid:cation symporter, which yields MSIRWAVIALLVFYAYRKRSLTTWILVSMAIGAEIGYDFPAFAQNLNVLSKIFLKLVKTIIAPLLFGTLVVGIAGHSNLKQVGSMGIKALIYFEVVTTLALFIGLAAINLSKAGEGIQLKAPVSNEIKKPAPQTVSDIILHIFPENIAKSVAEGDVLQIVVFSILFGIALAMLSESKRRPMLDFAESLSETMFKFTNIIMLFAPIAVGAAIAYTVGHMGFGILVNLFKLLATLYVSLVAFILLVLLPVAYFFRIPIKKFAAAVAEPVSIAFATTSSEAALPRAMEAMESIGVPRKIIAFVMPMGYSFNLDGTTLYLSLASIFVAQAAGIDMPWGQQLLMVFTLMLTSKGVAGVPRASLVILLGTAASFNLPIEPIFIILGIDELMDMARTAVNVTGNCLASAVIARWEGEFIDNPTPEQVLVEEV from the coding sequence ATGAGTATCCGGTGGGCGGTTATTGCTTTGCTGGTTTTTTACGCTTACCGTAAACGCTCCCTTACCACCTGGATTTTGGTGAGCATGGCCATCGGGGCCGAAATTGGTTATGATTTTCCGGCTTTTGCGCAAAATTTAAATGTACTCAGCAAGATTTTTCTAAAGTTGGTAAAAACCATTATTGCGCCTTTGCTTTTTGGTACCTTGGTAGTGGGCATTGCCGGCCATTCGAACTTAAAACAAGTGGGCAGCATGGGCATAAAAGCTTTAATTTACTTTGAAGTAGTTACCACCCTGGCTTTATTCATTGGCTTAGCGGCCATCAACCTGAGTAAAGCCGGCGAAGGCATTCAACTAAAAGCACCGGTATCCAACGAAATTAAAAAACCAGCACCGCAAACGGTTTCGGATATTATTCTGCACATTTTTCCGGAAAACATTGCCAAATCAGTAGCGGAAGGCGACGTGTTGCAGATTGTGGTATTTAGTATTTTGTTTGGGATTGCCTTGGCGATGCTCAGCGAAAGCAAACGGCGTCCCATGCTGGATTTTGCCGAAAGCCTTTCGGAAACCATGTTTAAGTTTACCAACATCATCATGTTGTTTGCGCCTATTGCGGTGGGAGCCGCCATTGCTTACACCGTGGGGCACATGGGCTTTGGTATTTTGGTAAACTTATTTAAGCTTTTAGCAACGCTTTACGTATCGCTGGTGGCCTTTATATTGCTGGTATTGCTGCCGGTGGCGTATTTTTTCCGGATACCTATTAAAAAGTTTGCGGCCGCGGTAGCCGAACCGGTTTCCATTGCTTTTGCCACCACCAGTTCCGAAGCCGCTTTACCCCGGGCCATGGAAGCCATGGAAAGTATTGGCGTACCCCGCAAAATTATTGCTTTTGTCATGCCCATGGGGTATTCCTTTAACCTCGACGGTACTACTTTGTACTTGTCATTAGCTTCTATTTTTGTGGCGCAGGCAGCGGGTATTGATATGCCGTGGGGCCAGCAATTACTTATGGTATTTACTTTAATGCTTACCAGCAAAGGCGTAGCCGGGGTTCCGCGGGCATCTTTGGTAATTTTACTGGGTACCGCCGCCTCGTTTAATCTCCCCATTGAGCCGATTTTTATTATTCTGGGGATTGATGAACTCATGGACATGGCCCGCACCGCCGTAAACGTTACGGGCAATTGTTTGGCTTCGGCGGTAATTGCCCGCTGGGAAGGCGAGTTTATTGATAATCCTACCCCGGAACAAGTGCTGGTAGAAGAAGTTTAG
- a CDS encoding serine hydrolase domain-containing protein, producing MKAGRLLVLAIALFLASCQKEDGDLVAPSPSLSQNYLTAFKFLKVVNPQLPQDLVGQVSSKNISLQVPAGVAFNKLIASFTNTQETKVYVNNTEQVSGETENDFSNPIVYKVIAPNGSAHYINVALNSRFPEMDQAMEELRQKYQIPGLTLAIVKNEKLVFAKGYGYANVKTNLPVDNQSLFRIASISKPITVVAILKLVQAGQLKLTDKVFGTNAILGQEYGAVPVHSNVAAITVQNLIEHKSGWTNQPNDPIVAHPDYTHKQLITEVVQNRPLTYAPGTEFYYSNFGYCVLGRIIEKISGKSYAAFVQTEVLQPMGIIDMQIAGNSPQQSALNEVTYYQADDNPYAYNISRMDANGGWLATAADLMRFMVHIDRNSKKGDLITSDLLNQTYMGYYNWSHTGSLPGTSTLLTRLDDEYSFAVLANTRNNSQPFQITEAFSDTIKNQILLKTDWPELDLFTSNLAGTQ from the coding sequence ATGAAAGCAGGAAGATTATTGGTTTTGGCAATTGCATTATTTTTAGCGAGTTGCCAAAAAGAAGACGGCGACTTGGTAGCACCAAGCCCGAGTTTGTCGCAAAATTATTTAACCGCGTTTAAGTTTTTAAAAGTTGTAAATCCGCAGTTGCCGCAGGATTTAGTAGGCCAGGTATCCAGTAAAAACATAAGCCTGCAAGTACCCGCCGGAGTAGCTTTTAACAAGCTTATTGCTTCTTTCACGAACACCCAGGAAACCAAAGTTTACGTGAACAACACGGAACAGGTAAGTGGCGAAACGGAAAACGATTTTTCTAATCCGATAGTTTACAAAGTTATTGCCCCGAATGGCTCTGCCCATTATATTAACGTGGCGTTAAATTCCAGGTTCCCGGAAATGGATCAGGCCATGGAGGAACTGCGTCAGAAATACCAAATTCCCGGCTTAACCCTGGCAATCGTAAAAAATGAGAAACTGGTGTTTGCCAAAGGCTACGGCTACGCGAATGTAAAAACTAATTTACCCGTTGATAATCAAAGCTTATTCCGGATTGCCAGTATTTCCAAGCCCATTACGGTGGTGGCTATTTTAAAACTGGTACAAGCCGGCCAATTAAAATTAACCGACAAAGTTTTTGGTACAAATGCTATTTTGGGCCAGGAATATGGGGCTGTGCCGGTTCACTCCAATGTTGCCGCTATTACGGTACAAAACTTAATAGAACATAAATCCGGCTGGACCAACCAACCGAACGATCCCATAGTGGCTCATCCGGATTACACCCATAAGCAATTAATTACCGAAGTAGTACAGAACCGGCCGTTAACTTACGCTCCCGGCACCGAATTTTATTATTCTAACTTTGGCTATTGCGTGCTGGGCCGTATTATTGAAAAAATAAGTGGTAAATCGTACGCTGCCTTTGTGCAAACCGAGGTTCTGCAACCTATGGGCATTATTGATATGCAAATTGCCGGCAACTCTCCGCAGCAAAGTGCCTTAAACGAAGTAACGTATTACCAAGCCGATGATAATCCTTACGCGTATAATATCAGCCGCATGGATGCTAACGGCGGCTGGTTGGCCACCGCTGCTGATTTAATGCGTTTTATGGTGCACATTGATCGGAACAGTAAAAAAGGGGATTTGATTACAAGCGATTTACTAAACCAAACGTACATGGGGTACTACAATTGGAGCCATACGGGTTCTTTACCAGGCACTTCCACGCTGCTTACCCGTTTAGATGATGAGTATAGCTTTGCTGTATTAGCCAATACCCGCAACAATTCCCAACCGTTTCAAATAACCGAAGCGTTTAGTGACACAATAAAAAATCAAATTTTGTTAAAAACGGATTGGCCAGAACTGGATTTGTTTACCAGCAACCTGGCTGGTACGCAGTAA
- the thpR gene encoding RNA 2',3'-cyclic phosphodiesterase: MNTSIFPEQAPAFMILTQRLFIAVPVPDNLKLFFQEQLLHYTSHAIRLVPWDNLHLTVHFLGETPADNLESIVTILQTVAARTEAFTLHLECLEPGPKPNSPRLIWARFAAHPAFTALCTAITTQLGVKPGSQDYIPHITLARFRKDVAKPTALPIKNLKNQQISLPVNSLALWQSELKSPHPEYRILVRHPLAP, encoded by the coding sequence ATGAACACCAGTATCTTTCCGGAACAGGCCCCTGCATTTATGATATTAACCCAACGTTTATTTATAGCGGTACCTGTACCGGACAACCTGAAATTATTCTTTCAGGAGCAACTACTCCACTATACCAGCCATGCCATCCGGTTGGTACCATGGGATAATCTGCACCTGACCGTTCATTTTTTAGGAGAAACGCCCGCTGATAATTTAGAAAGCATCGTTACCATTTTGCAAACAGTGGCTGCCCGTACGGAGGCTTTTACCTTGCATTTAGAATGCCTGGAACCAGGACCGAAACCTAATTCACCACGGCTCATCTGGGCCCGTTTTGCTGCTCATCCGGCTTTTACGGCCTTGTGCACCGCGATTACCACGCAACTTGGGGTAAAACCTGGCAGTCAGGATTACATACCCCACATTACCCTGGCCCGCTTCCGGAAAGATGTGGCCAAACCCACGGCATTACCTATTAAAAATTTAAAAAATCAGCAGATAAGTTTGCCGGTAAATTCCCTGGCTTTGTGGCAATCGGAGTTAAAAAGTCCGCACCCCGAATACCGCATCTTGGTTAGGCACCCTTTAGCGCCGTAA